One segment of Brassica napus cultivar Da-Ae chromosome C3, Da-Ae, whole genome shotgun sequence DNA contains the following:
- the LOC111206595 gene encoding F-box protein CPR1-like, giving the protein MADMPMDIITDLFLRLPASTLVRCRVLSKPCFSLIDSPDFISSHLHHTLETGDHLMILLRGPRLLVTVDLDSPDKVSDVEHPLKAGGLTEVFGSCNGLIGLSNSPTDMALFNPSTRQIHRLPAEPVDFPEGSRTRGYVFYGLGYDSVNEDYKVVRMIQCKGGAADELVFGFPYEVKVFSLKMNTWKRVKRLLPAIQLLFYFYYHLLYRRGYGVLACNSLHWVLPRRPGLIAFNTIIRFDVAAEEFEILTFPESLAHENIDIGVLEGCLCLMCNREFTSVDVWVMKEYKVEGSWSKVFSVPKPKSVESFDFMRPLLYSKDRRKVLIEVNNAKLLWFDLGSKRLRTLRIKDCDSSYSAELLVSSLVLGCKGDPSEAKRRRERRALEDKMMQQRSKRDDFLSKGFKLVL; this is encoded by the exons ATGGCGGATATGCCGATGGACATCATCACCGATCTCTTCCTCCGTCTCCCGGCGTCGACGCTAGTCCGATGCCGAGTCCTCTCCAAGCCCTGCTTCTCTCTAATCGACAGCCCCGATTTCATCTCCTCTCATCTCCACCACACGCTCGAAACCGGAGACCACCTCATGATCCTCCTCCGAGGACCTCGCCTCCTCGTCACCGTAGACCTCGATTCGCCGGATAAAGTCTCTGACGTCGAGCACCCCTTAAAAGCCGGCGGTCTAACCGAGGTTTTCGGTTCTTGCAACGGTTTAATCGGTTTATCGAACTCCCCGACGGATATGGCTCTGTTTAACCCCTCCACGCGTCAGATCCACCGGTTACCGGCTGAACCGGTTGATTTCCCCGAAGGGTCGAGGACACGTGGGTACGTGTTTTACGGGTTGGGTTACGATTCGGTTAACGAAGATTACAAAGTCGTGAGGATGATTCAGTGCAAAGGAGGCGCAGCCGATGAGCTTGTGTTCGGTTTCCCGTACGAGGTTAAAGTCTTTAGTTTGAAGATGAACACGTGGAAGAGAGTCAAACGCCTTCTTCCCGCGATTCAGCTACTGTTTTACTTTTACTACCATCTCTTGTACCGTCGCGGGTACGGTGTGCTGGCTTGCAATAGTCTTCACTGGGTTTTACCTAGACGGCCTGGACTTATCGCGTTCAATACTATTATAAGGTTTGATGTTGCGGCAGAGGAGTTTGAGATACTTACCTTCCCTGAGTCTCTTGCGCATGAGAACATCGACATAGGGGTTCTCGAGGGTTGTCTTTGTTTGATGTGTAACCGTGAGTTTACCTCCGTTGATGTTTGGGTCATGAAGGAGTATAAAGTTGAAGGGTCTTGGAGTAAGGTGTTTAGCGTTCCGAAGCCGAAGAGTGTTGAGTCTTTTGACTTTATGAGGCCTCTGCTTTATTCAAAGGATAGGAGGAAGGTTTTGATTGAGGTGAATAACGCGAAGCTTTTGTGGTTTGATTTGGGGAGTAAGAGGTTGAGGACGCTTAGGATAAAGGACTGTGATAGTTCGTATAGCGCGGAGTTGCTTGTGAGTAGCCTGGTTTTGGGGTGTAAAGGTGATCCTAGTGAAGCTAAGAGAAGGAGAGAACGTCGAGCTTTGGAAGATAAGATGATGCAGCAGAGGAGTAAGAG GGATGATTTTCTGTCAAAGGGGTTCAAGCTGGTGTTATGA